One Paraglaciecola mesophila genomic region harbors:
- the mmsB gene encoding 3-hydroxyisobutyrate dehydrogenase has protein sequence MSLSNYSVAFIGLGNMGGPMAANLLKANAKVCVFDLVPQAVAELQSQGATAAASAEEAVKGADIVISMLPAGRHVQGLYLGDSERGVAGLIDVLEQNTLVIDSSTIDAATSILVGKTLAEKGIAFVDAPVSGGTAGAAAGTLTFIVGGEVSAYEKAQPVLSAMGKNIFHAGQNGAGQIAKICNNMLLSVLMVGTSEALQMAIDNGLDPKVMSDIMLQSSGRNWTLELYNPCPGVMPNVPSSNDYTGGFMVDLMRKDLGLALDTALKSHSSTPMGAMAQNLYNMHSMQGSGMRDFSSIFELFSAQNKQQ, from the coding sequence ATGTCTCTATCAAATTACTCTGTAGCGTTTATTGGCCTTGGCAATATGGGCGGGCCTATGGCGGCTAATTTGCTCAAAGCGAATGCCAAGGTCTGTGTTTTCGATTTAGTGCCCCAGGCCGTTGCTGAACTGCAAAGCCAAGGGGCAACGGCAGCTGCCAGCGCTGAAGAAGCGGTGAAAGGCGCTGATATCGTGATATCGATGTTACCCGCGGGTAGACACGTTCAAGGTTTGTATCTGGGTGATAGCGAGCGCGGCGTAGCAGGTTTGATTGACGTGCTTGAACAGAACACGCTGGTCATCGATTCAAGCACTATTGATGCTGCAACTTCTATTTTAGTCGGTAAAACACTGGCAGAAAAAGGCATTGCTTTTGTTGATGCGCCGGTCTCGGGCGGTACTGCAGGGGCTGCAGCGGGTACATTAACCTTTATTGTAGGCGGTGAGGTAAGTGCATACGAAAAAGCGCAGCCTGTATTAAGTGCTATGGGGAAAAACATCTTCCATGCGGGGCAAAATGGCGCGGGGCAAATTGCCAAAATCTGCAATAACATGTTGTTGTCTGTGTTGATGGTGGGCACATCCGAAGCGCTGCAGATGGCCATTGATAATGGTCTTGATCCTAAGGTTATGTCAGACATTATGCTGCAAAGCTCTGGGCGTAATTGGACACTAGAGTTATATAATCCCTGTCCAGGTGTCATGCCTAATGTACCTTCATCGAATGATTACACAGGGGGCTTTATGGTGGATTTAATGCGCAAAGATCTTGGTCTGGCCTTAGATACTGCGTTAAAAAGTCACTCCAGTACGCCTATGGGGGCAATGGCGCAAAATTTATATAATATGCATAGCATGCAAGGCAGCGGTATGCGCGACTTCTCAAGTATATTTGAGCTGTTTTCAGCACAAAATAAACAACAATAA
- a CDS encoding enoyl-CoA hydratase/isomerase family protein gives MSDSVIFHERSTTSGMRIGHATLNRPSALNALNMDMIQLLMPQLIAWQQDPAICMVILDGSGEKALCAGGDVVAMHNAMADEPKSTPASLQAFFTEEYKLDYLIHTYTKPFAIWGAGIVMGGGMGLMNGGSHRIVTESSRLAMPEISIGLYPDVGGSWFLNNMPPGCGLFLGMTGASMNAADALYVNMADYFMPNDMKMQWLESAEQLPWGNDNAANSDQLSVLCAHFHQQHQTLLPEAKVQPLHGKLAILANAKTAAEVAEQILEFDGGNEHWLAKAQKTLQAGSPISANLVFEQLQRGQSLTLAQCFEMELIMSCRCGEFGEFQEGVRALLVDKDHQPKWHYSSIAQVPKETMVWFFDSPWQGTEHPLSHLDKE, from the coding sequence GTGTCTGATAGCGTTATTTTTCACGAGCGTTCCACCACCAGTGGAATGCGCATTGGTCATGCGACTTTAAATCGCCCGAGTGCGCTGAATGCACTAAATATGGATATGATCCAGTTATTAATGCCACAACTGATAGCGTGGCAACAAGACCCGGCTATTTGTATGGTGATTTTAGATGGCAGCGGCGAAAAAGCGCTGTGTGCTGGTGGTGACGTCGTCGCCATGCACAACGCCATGGCTGATGAGCCTAAAAGCACACCGGCATCCCTGCAGGCCTTTTTCACCGAAGAATATAAACTTGATTACCTGATCCACACATATACCAAACCTTTTGCTATATGGGGAGCGGGTATCGTCATGGGCGGCGGCATGGGCTTGATGAACGGTGGTAGTCATCGAATCGTTACAGAGAGTTCTCGTCTTGCGATGCCTGAAATCAGCATAGGTCTGTATCCTGACGTTGGGGGTAGCTGGTTTTTGAATAATATGCCACCAGGTTGTGGTCTGTTTTTGGGTATGACGGGTGCTAGCATGAATGCCGCCGATGCCTTGTACGTCAATATGGCTGACTATTTCATGCCAAATGATATGAAAATGCAGTGGCTGGAAAGCGCAGAGCAATTGCCGTGGGGCAATGACAACGCGGCAAACAGTGACCAACTAAGCGTATTATGCGCCCATTTCCATCAACAACACCAAACGCTGCTTCCTGAGGCTAAAGTACAGCCGTTACACGGGAAGTTAGCCATCCTAGCCAATGCTAAGACAGCCGCTGAGGTGGCTGAGCAAATCCTAGAATTTGATGGTGGTAACGAACACTGGCTAGCAAAGGCGCAAAAGACACTGCAAGCGGGCTCGCCGATTAGTGCCAACTTGGTATTCGAGCAATTACAGCGCGGCCAAAGTCTGACGTTAGCTCAATGTTTTGAAATGGAATTGATCATGTCCTGTCGTTGCGGGGAATTTGGTGAGTTCCAAGAAGGAGTACGCGCGCTTTTGGTAGACAAAGACCATCAACCCAAATGGCATTACTCAAGCATTGCTCAAGTGCCAAAAGAAACAATGGTCTGGTTTTTCGATAGTCCCTGGCAAGGCACTGAACACCCACTAAGTCACTTAGATAAGGAATAA
- a CDS encoding acyl-CoA dehydrogenase family protein, which produces MNFDLTEDQQAFADTARQFAEQALAPNAAKWDKEHHFPKDVIQQAGELGFCGLYTSEEDGGLGLSRLDSSIIFEQLSMGCTATTAMMTIHNMATWMIATWGKPELKDTWCPDLVTGKLLASYCLTEPGSGSDAAALRTTAKLDGDEYVLNGSKMFISGAGETDVLVVMARTGGDGPKGISAFLVPADAKGIIYGKAEEKMGWNAQPTRLITFDNVRISQINLLGEEGQGFSFAMQGLDGGRVNIATCSIGTAQQALNTATAYMQERTQFGKPLAAFQALQFKLADMATELVAARQMVRLAAFKLDNKDSERSAYCAMAKRFATDVGFEVCNQALQIHGGYGYIQEYPLERHVRDVRVHQILEGTNEIMRMIVGRRLLAADAGNIL; this is translated from the coding sequence ATGAATTTTGATTTGACTGAAGACCAACAAGCCTTCGCAGACACAGCTAGACAGTTCGCTGAGCAAGCCTTAGCGCCAAACGCGGCGAAATGGGACAAAGAGCACCACTTTCCGAAAGACGTAATTCAGCAAGCAGGTGAATTAGGCTTTTGCGGCTTATACACCAGTGAAGAAGATGGCGGTCTTGGTTTAAGCCGGTTGGACTCATCCATTATATTCGAGCAGTTATCCATGGGATGCACTGCCACCACAGCTATGATGACCATTCATAATATGGCGACTTGGATGATAGCGACATGGGGAAAACCTGAATTAAAAGACACATGGTGCCCAGATTTAGTCACAGGTAAATTACTGGCTTCATATTGCTTAACTGAGCCTGGTTCAGGCTCAGATGCTGCAGCCCTTCGCACCACGGCCAAGTTAGATGGTGATGAGTATGTGTTAAATGGGTCGAAAATGTTTATTTCAGGTGCCGGTGAAACTGACGTGCTGGTGGTTATGGCGCGTACGGGCGGGGATGGTCCCAAAGGCATTTCAGCGTTTCTTGTTCCAGCGGATGCCAAGGGCATTATCTATGGCAAAGCGGAAGAAAAAATGGGTTGGAACGCTCAACCCACACGCTTGATTACGTTCGACAATGTGCGTATCAGCCAAATTAACTTACTGGGTGAAGAAGGCCAAGGGTTTAGTTTTGCGATGCAAGGTTTAGATGGTGGACGTGTCAACATCGCCACATGCTCTATCGGTACTGCTCAGCAGGCTCTGAATACTGCCACAGCGTATATGCAAGAGCGTACTCAATTTGGTAAACCATTAGCGGCCTTTCAGGCACTGCAATTTAAACTCGCCGATATGGCCACTGAACTGGTTGCGGCTAGGCAAATGGTGCGTTTGGCGGCATTTAAATTAGATAACAAAGACTCAGAGCGTAGTGCCTATTGTGCTATGGCTAAACGCTTCGCCACGGATGTCGGATTTGAGGTGTGCAATCAGGCTCTGCAAATTCATGGTGGTTACGGTTACATTCAGGAATACCCGCTTGAGCGTCATGTGCGAGATGTACGTGTGCATCAAATTCTTGAAGGAACAAATGAAATTATGCGCATGATCGTCGGACGCCGCCTATTAGCCGCTGACGCCGGTAACATACTGTAA
- a CDS encoding CoA-acylating methylmalonate-semialdehyde dehydrogenase, with protein MQHVPLLINGEFISSESQQFIDVTNPANNAVIAKAPIATDAEIDAAVASAKEAFVTWREVPAPERARIMMRYQQLLKDNHDEIATILSSETGKTFADAKGDVWRGIEVVEQAMNVPSMMMGETAENVARGIDTYSYIQPLGVCLGITPFNFPAMIPLWMFPMAVACGNTFILKPSEQDPLTPTRLAELFIEAGAPKGVLNVVHGGKDQVNKLLSDDDVRAVSFVGSVPVGQHVYKTATDNMKRAQCFAGAKNHSVIMPDANVKQVLNNLVGASVGAAGQRCMAISVAVFVGAASEWIDELAQMIGQVKPGLWNDEEAAYGPLISPQAKARVLSLIQQGKDEGAKCLVDGSDFSLAGYEQGNWVGPTVFGDVTADMQIYQQEIFGPVLCCMTVDTLEEAIALVNRNPFGNGTSIFTASGAAARKYQHEIEVGQVGINVPIPVPLPFFSFTGWKNSFYGDLHAYGKQAVRFYTETKTVTARWFENDIPSGPNMTIELK; from the coding sequence ATGCAACACGTTCCTTTACTTATCAACGGTGAATTTATTTCATCTGAGTCGCAACAATTTATCGACGTTACCAATCCAGCCAACAACGCTGTTATTGCCAAAGCACCTATCGCTACTGACGCCGAGATAGACGCAGCGGTAGCCAGTGCCAAAGAGGCTTTTGTAACGTGGCGCGAAGTGCCTGCGCCTGAGCGAGCTCGCATAATGATGCGTTACCAACAGCTTTTAAAAGACAACCACGACGAAATCGCCACTATATTAAGTAGTGAGACCGGAAAAACGTTTGCCGATGCAAAAGGCGATGTTTGGCGTGGTATTGAAGTGGTAGAGCAAGCCATGAATGTCCCTTCTATGATGATGGGAGAAACCGCTGAGAATGTAGCTCGCGGTATTGATACCTATAGTTACATTCAGCCCCTAGGCGTGTGTTTAGGGATAACCCCGTTTAACTTTCCCGCCATGATCCCTCTGTGGATGTTCCCTATGGCGGTCGCGTGCGGCAATACCTTTATTTTAAAACCCTCAGAGCAAGACCCATTGACACCAACGCGCCTAGCAGAACTGTTTATTGAAGCAGGAGCGCCAAAAGGTGTGTTAAATGTAGTTCATGGGGGGAAAGACCAAGTGAACAAGCTGCTGAGTGATGATGATGTACGCGCAGTTTCTTTTGTGGGATCAGTGCCTGTGGGCCAGCATGTGTATAAGACAGCGACAGATAATATGAAGCGAGCACAGTGCTTCGCTGGTGCTAAAAACCACTCGGTTATTATGCCCGATGCTAATGTGAAGCAGGTACTGAACAACCTAGTGGGGGCGTCGGTTGGTGCTGCGGGCCAGCGCTGTATGGCTATTTCTGTGGCGGTTTTTGTGGGCGCAGCAAGTGAGTGGATTGATGAACTGGCGCAAATGATAGGCCAAGTGAAGCCAGGATTATGGAATGACGAAGAAGCAGCTTACGGGCCACTTATCAGTCCTCAAGCGAAAGCACGAGTCTTGTCACTGATCCAACAAGGCAAAGACGAAGGCGCGAAGTGCCTAGTGGATGGCAGTGACTTTAGCCTCGCAGGTTATGAGCAAGGAAATTGGGTTGGTCCCACGGTATTTGGTGATGTAACCGCTGATATGCAAATTTACCAGCAAGAGATTTTTGGCCCAGTGTTGTGCTGCATGACGGTGGATACACTGGAAGAAGCGATCGCCCTGGTTAATCGTAATCCTTTTGGCAACGGCACATCAATTTTTACTGCCAGTGGCGCCGCAGCGCGCAAATATCAACATGAGATTGAGGTAGGGCAAGTGGGTATCAATGTGCCTATTCCGGTGCCTTTGCCGTTTTTCTCGTTCACTGGTTGGAAGAACTCATTCTATGGTGACCTGCATGCCTACGGTAAACAGGCGGTGCGCTTTTATACCGAAACCAAAACAGTAACTGCTCGCTGGTTTGAGAACGATATTCCAAGTGGCCCGAATATGACCATCGAATTGAAGTAA
- a CDS encoding response regulator codes for MSLSDIKVAIVEDNGMARINLRNHLMEMGFTEVGCFSNGRELKAHVRLRRVDLLLMDYHLGQNKNGVEVVQELQEQGLLKSSTSIIFITSDRLPMIVGQIVDVHPDALVIKPYTIRSIEKNISACLNFHHYLQPVFQLMDDNEFELALHKLVYMLERNSRPRLRSQMVKLQARLLIKIKRFKEAASVYNDVLRGSDKIIWAKWGLIQSLYLDGQLKQSEEMLLELTNTQLTSDKAREWLARICIGNNQYAQAEDHMNEIREGEMSVSAARLKAYIFQAQERNNEAIQLLEKKRESNRGIRERYDELSLDLARCYLQEAEGKNANERDKTLQVAKFLIGSAGRKNLDQKLIVKKDFLYAAAAVMGGHIDKASELLHREGMDDAASGDVMQMTDAIAAWKGIGNDTKAAEILALCKARVAALDDGNEATVANMLVVKREEDIGERRPEAMSFNKTGLEYYTQHNYQKATQHFYQAYLLFPREVAFSLNLLQSLVEAEQAKYKIVNTKQFLLELSRRQMTPSNQKRLDEIAKKVEKSPAIFNH; via the coding sequence ATGTCCCTTAGCGATATAAAAGTCGCCATCGTTGAAGATAACGGCATGGCGCGAATTAATTTGCGCAATCACCTGATGGAGATGGGCTTCACTGAAGTAGGCTGTTTCAGTAACGGCAGAGAACTAAAGGCCCATGTCCGCCTAAGACGTGTTGATCTTTTACTAATGGACTACCACTTAGGGCAAAATAAAAACGGGGTAGAAGTTGTTCAAGAACTTCAAGAACAAGGCCTACTTAAAAGCTCTACCAGCATCATATTTATCACCTCTGATCGCTTGCCCATGATAGTGGGCCAAATCGTTGATGTGCATCCCGACGCTTTGGTCATAAAGCCCTATACCATACGTAGTATCGAGAAAAACATTTCTGCCTGCCTAAATTTTCATCATTATTTGCAACCAGTTTTTCAACTGATGGATGACAACGAGTTTGAGTTAGCACTCCACAAGCTGGTCTACATGCTTGAGCGTAATAGCCGCCCACGTCTGCGCAGCCAAATGGTAAAACTACAGGCGCGTTTACTGATAAAGATAAAGCGCTTTAAAGAAGCCGCGAGTGTCTACAATGATGTGTTACGAGGCTCTGACAAAATCATATGGGCCAAGTGGGGATTGATTCAAAGCCTTTATTTAGATGGACAGCTAAAACAAAGCGAAGAAATGCTATTAGAGCTAACGAATACTCAACTTACTAGTGATAAAGCCAGAGAATGGTTAGCTAGAATTTGCATAGGCAACAACCAGTATGCCCAAGCTGAAGATCACATGAACGAGATCCGCGAGGGCGAAATGTCAGTGTCAGCTGCCCGTCTCAAAGCCTATATTTTTCAAGCACAAGAGCGGAATAACGAAGCCATTCAACTACTCGAAAAGAAACGCGAATCTAACCGCGGCATTCGTGAGCGCTACGACGAACTCTCGCTCGATTTAGCCCGCTGTTATCTGCAAGAAGCTGAGGGCAAAAATGCCAATGAACGTGATAAGACATTGCAAGTCGCTAAGTTTTTAATTGGTTCAGCGGGGCGTAAAAACCTCGACCAAAAACTGATTGTTAAAAAAGACTTTTTATATGCAGCGGCAGCCGTTATGGGCGGTCATATTGATAAAGCATCCGAACTTTTGCACCGTGAAGGTATGGATGATGCAGCCAGCGGAGATGTCATGCAGATGACCGATGCGATCGCCGCTTGGAAAGGCATAGGCAATGATACTAAAGCAGCTGAAATACTGGCCCTTTGTAAAGCACGCGTTGCCGCCCTTGATGATGGAAACGAAGCAACGGTAGCAAACATGTTAGTAGTGAAACGCGAAGAAGATATAGGTGAGCGTCGACCTGAAGCCATGAGCTTTAATAAAACTGGGTTAGAGTATTACACTCAGCACAACTACCAAAAAGCCACTCAGCATTTTTATCAGGCATACTTGTTGTTTCCTCGAGAAGTGGCATTTAGCTTAAATTTACTGCAAAGTTTAGTGGAAGCAGAGCAAGCCAAATACAAAATTGTGAACACCAAGCAATTTTTGCTGGAACTTTCTCGCCGCCAAATGACTCCTAGCAATCAAAAGCGACTCGATGAAATCGCTAAAAAAGTTGAAAAATCACCTGCTATTTTTAATCACTAA
- a CDS encoding acyloxyacyl hydrolase: MRTLLIVIALLTTYLTSSNAFAAKQGIAVDYLLGSDDIQGVRLAYRPYATQLTQIKWLGNLDIYWEVSMNFWEVGADNRHETNYAVALSPVFSKQFATIANKYPLRWEFGIGVSLVEDTRFAGKDIGSHYQFEDRLGLVTDFGENMNQSIALRYMHYSNGGLNTHNPGVDFLNVSYAVYF; this comes from the coding sequence ATGCGTACTTTACTTATTGTTATTGCGTTACTTACCACCTATTTAACCAGCTCAAATGCTTTTGCAGCAAAACAAGGGATAGCTGTTGACTACCTACTTGGCTCAGATGATATTCAAGGTGTACGGCTAGCTTATCGACCTTACGCCACCCAACTAACGCAAATTAAATGGTTGGGAAATTTAGATATTTACTGGGAAGTCAGTATGAACTTTTGGGAAGTCGGTGCTGACAACCGTCACGAAACCAATTACGCCGTTGCTCTCTCACCTGTGTTTTCCAAACAGTTTGCGACTATCGCCAACAAATACCCTCTTCGATGGGAATTTGGTATTGGTGTATCACTTGTTGAAGATACCCGCTTTGCAGGTAAAGATATCGGCTCACATTATCAGTTCGAAGACCGTTTAGGCCTTGTTACCGACTTTGGCGAAAACATGAACCAATCTATTGCCCTTCGCTACATGCATTATTCCAATGGCGGTTTAAACACTCATAACCCAGGGGTAGACTTTTTAAACGTTTCCTATGCCGTGTATTTTTAA
- a CDS encoding dipeptidase, translating into MYKFNKKLLSITLGLLCCQAATAAVSIEEATAIQRSLVTLDSHLDTPANLVVPGFDILERHTYDHDFSQVDVPRMKEGALDGGFWAVYSPQGELTTSGYEQSRDTALLRALAIRTMVAANPDVFEFATQSADAEKIKKNSKHIVYMSMENAYPLGTDISLLETFYKFGLRMAGPVHFKNNQFGDSSTDPSGTKWGGLSPLGEKLVAEANRLGIVLDGSHAHDETVKDMIRLSKTPIILSHTGSKAIYDHPRNVDDTLLKELAKSGGVIQMNAYSEYLEELPADPERKAAFGGLMKLVKEGSDRSVILEKRREIEHEHPAVKASFEVYMEHFLHALNVVGPKHVGIGADWDGGGGVDDMMDVVNLPKITKRLLDEGYSKSDLADIWGGNALRVLQQAHDYAESLKTSKK; encoded by the coding sequence ATGTATAAATTTAATAAGAAGTTACTGTCCATCACCCTAGGTTTGCTTTGTTGCCAAGCAGCTACTGCCGCTGTATCGATAGAAGAAGCAACTGCCATTCAACGTAGTTTGGTGACGCTGGACTCCCACTTAGATACACCAGCAAATTTAGTGGTACCCGGCTTTGATATTCTTGAGCGTCATACCTACGACCATGACTTCTCTCAAGTTGATGTGCCGCGCATGAAAGAGGGGGCATTAGATGGTGGCTTTTGGGCTGTGTATTCCCCTCAGGGCGAATTAACTACCTCAGGCTATGAGCAAAGTCGTGATACTGCCTTACTGCGAGCATTGGCGATACGTACCATGGTAGCAGCCAATCCAGATGTGTTTGAATTTGCCACACAATCTGCTGATGCTGAAAAAATAAAGAAGAACAGCAAGCATATTGTGTACATGAGTATGGAGAATGCCTACCCATTAGGCACGGATATTAGCTTGCTTGAAACATTCTATAAATTTGGTTTGCGCATGGCGGGTCCTGTGCATTTTAAAAACAATCAGTTTGGCGACAGCTCGACAGATCCATCTGGTACGAAATGGGGTGGCTTATCGCCCTTAGGTGAAAAGCTGGTGGCTGAGGCTAATCGCTTAGGGATTGTGCTTGATGGCTCCCATGCCCATGATGAAACGGTTAAAGATATGATCCGCTTGTCAAAAACTCCGATTATATTGTCGCACACCGGCAGTAAGGCGATTTACGATCACCCGCGTAACGTTGACGACACTTTGTTAAAAGAATTAGCTAAGTCCGGCGGCGTTATTCAAATGAACGCATACAGCGAGTACCTAGAAGAATTGCCCGCGGATCCAGAGCGTAAAGCAGCATTTGGCGGGCTAATGAAGTTGGTAAAAGAGGGTAGTGATCGCAGTGTTATTCTTGAAAAACGCCGAGAAATAGAACATGAACATCCTGCAGTTAAGGCCTCTTTCGAAGTTTACATGGAGCACTTTCTTCACGCATTAAACGTTGTTGGCCCGAAGCATGTTGGTATAGGTGCAGACTGGGATGGCGGCGGTGGTGTTGATGACATGATGGATGTGGTGAATCTACCTAAAATCACCAAACGTTTACTTGATGAAGGTTACAGCAAAAGTGACTTAGCAGATATTTGGGGTGGTAATGCACTTAGAGTATTACAGCAAGCTCACGATTATGCTGAGAGTTTGAAAACCTCTAAAAAATAA
- a CDS encoding TonB-dependent receptor, which translates to MKTAILSFRPTLLSVSLAALFSVNHVLAQEIEDTSLEDAPEKIQVMGRRVSETEVAIGTGEVTNTLAVTREALLSAPGGISGLKMLESLPGFNVQTDGALGLYEFGNSVNVRAFNLSQMGFVLNGVPMGRSDAFGGSPIFRYVDNENLASVVASPGAGDVSAPSYSTLGPIASYYSVDPSDEMGGMMSLTVGDDDLQRSFIKLETGDMNGFKAFVSRSKTDSDLWRGPGTIDREHIEAKALYAFSADTKLTFNYVSNDFFDYDSPSASEATFDNDYYYSYLESIPEGCIGAMPQVYDFNQDGTIGDDDFTPVFTGSNCTSYYEDRINVRDDQLYSLQLETYLTDNLLFAGTYYFEDKDGYGVSPDSYTNTLGIYERQAAAGLDVVHPRGVQYGLSSVGGDRKGFVADFTLELENNVIEFGGWREKDTYNRTQQRLNKTGGSADGDVIWDEVAYYRRDYTAVRETTQLYLKDTISLLDDALKLELGIKSLSVDYTLDGYRDYADYEINGEAGYGPQSVGGEFSKHFLPSIGAVYSLNDTDQIFASYSKNYALPNGTDDIYDNALSFEPETPEGEEADNFEMGYRTNQETFNAALALFYTRFDNRLFASNVFNPATQQPESFYINGGASEAYGFELSGVYQPAAFNKQLYLNANISYKDATLVDGFGSNPEGSRLADSPEWLMTAGITYEPTQWLVANMSAKYTGSRFTDYAETYTMDSYTIVSAYLDFGGVNPFGMPENVSLRFNVDNIFDEEVLSFAFVGSAFYRPLNPRNFQASLTVSF; encoded by the coding sequence ATGAAAACAGCAATTTTGTCATTTCGTCCTACTTTACTCAGCGTGTCGCTTGCCGCGTTATTCTCTGTCAATCATGTGCTTGCTCAAGAGATTGAAGATACATCACTGGAAGATGCGCCTGAAAAAATTCAAGTCATGGGACGTAGAGTGTCAGAAACAGAAGTAGCGATAGGCACAGGCGAGGTAACTAATACCTTAGCTGTGACGCGTGAAGCATTGCTATCAGCCCCTGGGGGTATTTCAGGTTTGAAAATGCTCGAGAGTCTACCTGGGTTCAATGTGCAAACTGACGGCGCTTTGGGGTTATATGAATTTGGTAACTCAGTGAATGTGCGCGCGTTTAATTTAAGTCAAATGGGCTTTGTATTAAATGGCGTGCCCATGGGGCGTTCAGACGCTTTTGGCGGTAGCCCGATTTTCAGATACGTGGACAACGAAAACTTAGCGTCAGTGGTGGCCTCTCCCGGGGCAGGAGATGTATCAGCCCCTAGCTATTCGACACTGGGGCCCATCGCCTCTTATTATTCAGTAGACCCGTCAGATGAAATGGGCGGCATGATGTCACTGACAGTGGGAGATGACGATTTACAGCGCTCGTTCATAAAATTAGAAACAGGTGATATGAATGGCTTTAAAGCGTTTGTGAGCCGCTCGAAAACCGATAGTGATTTGTGGCGTGGCCCAGGTACCATTGACCGAGAGCACATTGAAGCCAAAGCACTTTATGCTTTTAGTGCTGATACCAAACTCACCTTTAACTATGTATCAAACGACTTTTTCGATTATGACTCTCCCTCTGCTAGCGAAGCAACGTTTGATAACGATTATTACTACAGCTATTTAGAATCGATACCTGAAGGTTGTATCGGTGCGATGCCACAAGTGTATGACTTTAACCAAGATGGCACGATAGGCGATGACGACTTCACTCCCGTGTTCACAGGTAGTAACTGTACCAGTTACTACGAAGATAGAATCAATGTACGGGATGACCAGCTGTATTCTTTACAGCTTGAAACCTACTTAACAGACAATTTGCTATTTGCCGGTACTTACTACTTTGAAGACAAAGACGGCTATGGCGTATCACCAGATTCCTATACAAATACCTTGGGCATTTATGAGCGCCAAGCGGCTGCTGGGCTAGATGTTGTGCATCCACGAGGTGTGCAATACGGTCTTTCTTCGGTAGGAGGAGATCGCAAAGGCTTTGTGGCTGACTTTACTCTAGAGCTTGAAAATAATGTGATTGAATTTGGTGGTTGGCGAGAAAAGGATACCTACAATCGTACCCAGCAACGCTTAAATAAAACCGGCGGTAGCGCCGATGGGGACGTGATTTGGGATGAGGTCGCCTATTACCGTCGTGATTATACTGCGGTACGAGAGACCACGCAGTTGTACCTAAAAGATACCATCAGCCTACTTGATGACGCGTTGAAATTAGAGCTTGGTATTAAGTCGTTAAGTGTGGATTACACCTTGGATGGTTATCGAGATTATGCCGACTATGAGATTAATGGTGAAGCAGGTTATGGGCCGCAATCTGTGGGCGGTGAATTTAGTAAGCACTTTTTACCTTCGATTGGCGCGGTGTATAGTCTGAACGACACGGATCAAATTTTTGCTTCTTACTCAAAAAACTATGCGTTGCCCAATGGCACTGACGATATTTACGATAATGCCTTGAGTTTTGAGCCTGAAACGCCCGAGGGTGAAGAAGCAGACAACTTTGAAATGGGGTACCGCACCAATCAAGAAACCTTTAATGCGGCATTAGCGCTTTTTTACACGCGATTCGATAACCGCCTGTTTGCCAGCAACGTATTTAACCCCGCTACTCAGCAGCCTGAGAGCTTTTACATTAATGGCGGCGCATCAGAAGCGTACGGCTTTGAGTTAAGTGGTGTGTATCAACCTGCAGCATTTAACAAGCAGTTGTATTTGAACGCAAATATATCCTACAAAGATGCCACCCTAGTGGATGGCTTCGGTAGTAACCCCGAGGGCAGTCGCTTAGCCGATAGCCCAGAATGGTTAATGACTGCGGGGATCACCTATGAGCCCACACAGTGGCTTGTGGCGAATATGTCGGCCAAATATACTGGTAGTCGCTTTACTGATTATGCTGAAACCTACACCATGGATAGTTACACCATTGTTAGCGCCTATCTGGATTTCGGTGGTGTAAACCCATTTGGTATGCCTGAAAATGTCAGTCTGCGTTTTAATGTAGACAACATATTTGATGAAGAAGTACTGTCGTTTGCGTTCGTTGGCTCGGCCTTTTATCGTCCACTCAACCCACGTAATTTCCAAGCCTCGTTAACGGTGTCGTTTTAA